CGGCCCGGCGCCGGCTTCAAGGAGACCGTGGCCGTCGGCAAGGTCGCCGCCCCGGCGAAGAAGGCCGCCGCCAAGAAGACCACGGCCGCCTCGACCCGCCCGGCCGCGGGCAAGGCCACCGCCGCGGCGAAGACCGCCCCGGCCAAGAAGACCGCGACCAAGAGCACGGCCAAGGCGACCACCGCCAAGGCGACGGCGGCCAAGAAGACCGCGACCAAGGTCACCGCGGCCAAGGCGGCGCCGCCGAAGAAGACGGCGGCGGCGAAGACCACCGCGGCCAAGAAGACGGTCACCGCCAAGGCGACCACGGCCAAGAAGGCCCCCGCCAAGAAGGCCGCCAAACGCTGACCGGCGCCGGTATCCCAACAAGGTCAAAGCTCCGCCCGTGCCGTAGTGAACGGCACGGGCGGAGTCGTTAAGAGGGGCACCTTCTTATGCGGAATGCGTTAAGAAGGTGCCCTTCCTTTCGGTCTTGTGCCAGCGGGTGGGGTAGGCGGTGCGGACGGCGGTGGCGGCCGCGCGCTCCCGGGCGGCCAGCTGGGCGCAGGCCGGGGCGAGGTCGGGGTGGGCCTCGCCCAGGGCCAGCCAGGTTTCGGCGGCCATGGCGGCGTCGGCGTGCTCGCCGAGCAGGTTCTGCAGCTTGGCCAGGCCGCGGGCGAGCTTGGCCAGGCGCGAGTCCCCGGCGGTCTGGGCCGCCTCGGCGGCGTACCGGGCGCGCTTGGCGTGGATGCGGACCTCGTGCCAGTCCACATCGGGCGCGTCCGGGGCCAGCTTCCCCGCACCCGGCACCCCGTGGCCACCCTTGACCAGCCGCCGCCACGGGCGGGCGACCAGCCCCGGCAGGGCCGCCGCGGCCGGCTCGCTCGCGGCGGGCAGCAGCGGGAGGCGGCGGGTGGCGTAGGTCAGGCGCTGTACCAGGACCAGGTAGCGGCGGGTGTGCAGGGCCCGCTGCAGGTCGGCGTACGCCTCGTCGCGGCGCTGGGCCAGGATCGTGTCCAGGCGGGCCAGGGCGGCGCTGTCCGGCGGATCGGCGGCGGCGGTCTTGTGCAGGCGGGCGCGCAGCACCTCGGCGTCCCGGGGACCGGCCAGCCGGTCGGCCAGCCAGCGCAGCTCCGCGCGCAGCGGGCGGGCCCAGCGCGGATCCACCAGCCTGCCGAAGGTACGCAGGTCCGAGCGCAGCCGTCGGCAGCCGACCCGCATCTGGTGCACCGCGGTGTCGCCGCCGGGCAGCGGCTGGTCCAGGCGCACCAGCGGATCGTGGGCGAGCACCCGGGCCACCCCCGCCCGCACCACGTCGATCACCACGTCCGCGGCGCGGGCCGTCCCGGGCAGGCGCGGGGCCGGGGGCAGCGCGTCCGGCGGATACACCGCGGCCGCGCCCAGCGCCCGCACGTGGCGAGGGGTGGCGGCGGCGGGCCGGGCACCGGCCGCCAGCAGCCGCTGCTCCACTGCGGACAACAGCTCCGGGGCCCCGGCCACCGGCGTCACCACGATCTCGCGGAAGACCTGGACGGCGCGGCCCGGCACCGCCGCCTCCACGGTGTCGTCGGCGATCTCGGCCAGG
The Catellatospora sp. IY07-71 DNA segment above includes these coding regions:
- a CDS encoding HU family DNA-binding protein; translated protein: MREESVNKTELIDAIAAHPQVVDKKTAAAVLEATLTEIQNAVTKGDKVSLTGFGVFEKRARAARMARNPRTGEAVKVKKTSVPAFRPGAGFKETVAVGKVAAPAKKAAAKKTTAASTRPAAGKATAAAKTAPAKKTATKSTAKATTAKATAAKKTATKVTAAKAAPPKKTAAAKTTAAKKTVTAKATTAKKAPAKKAAKR
- a CDS encoding CYTH and CHAD domain-containing protein; translated protein: MSREVRSFDVAPAFVLPPPDAAGVRTRPRPTAGETATYLDTADLRLARAGAALWHRAGETQPWAVRLPHANGFTPGEIRRAGGPDRPPEELVWLVAALTRGAALAPVAVLRTACHQVELVDRAGACLAEIADDTVEAAVPGRAVQVFREIVVTPVAGAPELLSAVEQRLLAAGARPAAATPRHVRALGAAAVYPPDALPPAPRLPGTARAADVVIDVVRAGVARVLAHDPLVRLDQPLPGGDTAVHQMRVGCRRLRSDLRTFGRLVDPRWARPLRAELRWLADRLAGPRDAEVLRARLHKTAAADPPDSAALARLDTILAQRRDEAYADLQRALHTRRYLVLVQRLTYATRRLPLLPAASEPAAAALPGLVARPWRRLVKGGHGVPGAGKLAPDAPDVDWHEVRIHAKRARYAAEAAQTAGDSRLAKLARGLAKLQNLLGEHADAAMAAETWLALGEAHPDLAPACAQLAARERAAATAVRTAYPTRWHKTERKGTFLTHSA